The stretch of DNA TGAAATTGTTAAAAAAGTTAGAAATGAAATTCTGAAAGAATTTAAAAATGCTAGCATATGCATATTAAATAGTTATGAGATATTAAACTATAAATTTGACACTCCTATAGATTTTATGGTAGTACTAGGTGGAGATGGAACGATTCTTGGAGTTGCTAGACAGATAAATGGTAAAATGGATATACCACTTTTAGGAATAAACATTGGGAATTTAGGGTTTATTTCAAGTGTTGAAATATCAGATATTAGTAAAGCTATGAAAAAACTTAAAGAAGGAAATTATAAAATAGAAAATAGAATAATGCTTGAATGTGAATTTTCATTGCAGGAAACAAAAGATAAATGTAAGGCTTTAAATGATGTAGTAGTAGCTAGAGGAACTTTATCAAGAATGGTGAAATTTCAAGTTTTTATAGATGGTAAACGTTACTATACCTTTAAGGGGGATGGTCTTATTGTAGGGACTCCAACTGGATCAACAGCATATTCATTTTCTGCAGGAGGACCTTTTGTTTACCCAGATGTTGATATAATTACTTTAACTCCAATTTGTCCACATACTAAAGGAATGCAGACTATTGTATTAAATAGTGATAGTGAGATAGAAATACAAGCTGAAAATGGAGAAGAAGAAATATACATTACTTTTGATGGACAAAAAGCAGTAAGATCCAATCATGAAGCACTTATAAAAGTAAAAAAATCAAAAGAATATGCGAAAATAATATTATTTGATGATTATGATTATTTTAAGGTACTTAGGACGAAAATAATAAATAATTCAAAAGAATGTGAAGGTGATTAGCATGAAGTCAAAAAGACATAATAAAATATTGGAAATAATAAATGAAAAAGATATAGAAACTCAAGAAGAATTAGCTGAAGAGTTAAAGATGGCAGGATTTGATGTTACACAAGCAACAGTTTCTAGAGATATAAAAATTTTAAAATTAATAAAAATGCAAGGTGTATCAGGAAAATATAAATATATAACCTCATCAAAAGAACCAAAAGATATAAATGACAAGCTTGCAAGTATTCTTTCAAATGCAGCTGTATCAGTAGAAAATGTAGATAAATTTGTAGTAGTAAAAACATTAACAGGATCTGCAAATGCAGTTGCAGAAGCTATAGATACATTATTTGATACAGATGTAGCAGGAACTATAGCAGGAGATAATACTATATTTATTTTAGTTAGAAATATAGAAAAGGCAGAAGAATTAGTAACAAGAGTAAGAAAAATGATTATATAATATGTTAAAAGGTGGAGTAGAATGTTATTACAATTAAATATAAAAAACTTTGCTCTAATTCAAGAGATTTCTGTAGAGTTTGGAGAAGGTTTTAACATACTATCAGGTGAAACAGGAGCCGGTAAATCAATTTTAATAGATACGATAGATTATGTTTTAGGTGGGAAATTTTCTAAAGATTTAATTAGATATGGAGAAAGCAAAACCTTTGTAGAAGCTATATTTTCTATAGAAAATGAAGAATTATTTGAAATACTAAGGGAATTAGAAATTGAAATAGATGAACTTTTAATAATTTCAAGAGAAACAACTATTTCAGGAAAAAGTATAATTAAAGTAAATGGAAAGTCTGTAGTTCTTGCACATTTAAAGAAAATTAGAGAAAAATTATTAGATATTCATGGTCAACATCAAAATCAGAATTTATTAAATAGATCCAGCCATATAGCTTATTTAGATAGCTTTTGTGGATTAGAGATAGAAAAATTATTAGATAAATATACTGTTTTAAGGGAAGAATATGTTTCAATTAATGAAAAAATAGAAAGTTTAAAAGGCAATGAGGATAGAGAAAAGCTTATTGACTATATAAAATTTCAAATAGAAGATATAGAGAAGGGAAATTTAAAGATAGGTGAAGAAGAGAATTTAAAAGAAGAATTTAATCTTTTATCAAATGCAGAAAAAATATCGTTATCTTTAAGTAAATCCTATGAAATTTTAGATGCCCAAACACAAGGACTTTCAGTAATAGATGGACTTTCTAAAGTGGTAAATGAATTATTAACAGTTGAAAAACATTTTGATAAATTAAGAGAAAAAAGAGAACAAATAGAAGGTGCATCATATATTTTAGAAGAAGCTTCAAGAGATATTAGAGATATTATGGGAGAAATCTATTATGATGAAGCTGAACTAGAAAAGATTAATGGTAGAATTTACGAAATAAGCTTATATAAGAAAAAGTATGGAGATTCTATAGAAAAAGTATTAGATTATTTAAAGAAACTTAAAAATCAAGAAGAGGAACTTAATAATTCAGAAGAGATCATCTTAAAATTAAAAGAAAAATCTCAAAAAGTTTTATCTGAAATGCAAATACTAGGGGAAAAAATGCATGATTTAAGGGTAGATAAAGCCTTAATATTAGAAAAAGAAATTAAAGAAGAATTATCTTATGTCGGATTAGAAAAGTCTAGAATTAAAATTGAAGTAGAATTAAAAGAAGATTTTAATTTAAAAGGATATGATGAAGTAACATTTTTAATTTCAACAAATCCAGGAGAGCCACTTAAATCATTAGAGAAGGTATTATCTGGTGGTGAATTATCAAGAATAATGCTAGCTTTAAAATGTGTTTTTGTAGATAAGGATAAAATTCCAACATTAATTTTTGATGAAATAGATACTGGGATAAGTGGAGCTGTTGCTAAAAGAGTTGGAGAAAAAATGTATCAAGTTTCTACTAAACATCAAGTTTTATGTATTACTCATTTACCTCAAATTTCAGCATTATCAGACTGTCATTATTTTGTTTCTAAAAAAGTTGAAAATGGCAAAACTTTCACTGAAATAAAGACTTTAAACAAAGAAAATAAAATAAAAGAAATAGCCAAAATGACATCAGGAGATGAATTAAGTGAAGTTACATTAAAAAATGCTTCAGAAATGGTTAACTTTGCTGAAATAAAGAAAAAAGAAATAAAAAATACACACAAATAAATACATAACAATATAATAAATTGTAAACACTAAAATCATGGTATTTTACCATGATTTTATTTTTTATCTTAAAAATCAAATACTTTAAAAT from Clostridium chauvoei encodes:
- a CDS encoding NAD(+)/NADH kinase gives rise to the protein MKNIAIAINPSKDNNGEIVKKVRNEILKEFKNASICILNSYEILNYKFDTPIDFMVVLGGDGTILGVARQINGKMDIPLLGINIGNLGFISSVEISDISKAMKKLKEGNYKIENRIMLECEFSLQETKDKCKALNDVVVARGTLSRMVKFQVFIDGKRYYTFKGDGLIVGTPTGSTAYSFSAGGPFVYPDVDIITLTPICPHTKGMQTIVLNSDSEIEIQAENGEEEIYITFDGQKAVRSNHEALIKVKKSKEYAKIILFDDYDYFKVLRTKIINNSKECEGD
- a CDS encoding arginine repressor, translating into MKSKRHNKILEIINEKDIETQEELAEELKMAGFDVTQATVSRDIKILKLIKMQGVSGKYKYITSSKEPKDINDKLASILSNAAVSVENVDKFVVVKTLTGSANAVAEAIDTLFDTDVAGTIAGDNTIFILVRNIEKAEELVTRVRKMII
- the recN gene encoding DNA repair protein RecN, with protein sequence MLLQLNIKNFALIQEISVEFGEGFNILSGETGAGKSILIDTIDYVLGGKFSKDLIRYGESKTFVEAIFSIENEELFEILRELEIEIDELLIISRETTISGKSIIKVNGKSVVLAHLKKIREKLLDIHGQHQNQNLLNRSSHIAYLDSFCGLEIEKLLDKYTVLREEYVSINEKIESLKGNEDREKLIDYIKFQIEDIEKGNLKIGEEENLKEEFNLLSNAEKISLSLSKSYEILDAQTQGLSVIDGLSKVVNELLTVEKHFDKLREKREQIEGASYILEEASRDIRDIMGEIYYDEAELEKINGRIYEISLYKKKYGDSIEKVLDYLKKLKNQEEELNNSEEIILKLKEKSQKVLSEMQILGEKMHDLRVDKALILEKEIKEELSYVGLEKSRIKIEVELKEDFNLKGYDEVTFLISTNPGEPLKSLEKVLSGGELSRIMLALKCVFVDKDKIPTLIFDEIDTGISGAVAKRVGEKMYQVSTKHQVLCITHLPQISALSDCHYFVSKKVENGKTFTEIKTLNKENKIKEIAKMTSGDELSEVTLKNASEMVNFAEIKKKEIKNTHK